In Corvus hawaiiensis isolate bCorHaw1 chromosome 14, bCorHaw1.pri.cur, whole genome shotgun sequence, the sequence ACTATTTCATTTTGCAGCATCCTGGAGACAGTTACTGATGACATTTCTCATCATCCTGTGAAGGGGTAAACAGTAGCAGTTTTGCAAAGTATCAGAGCAGTTCTGCCAGTTCAAAGAGGTCCGTCCACCTACTGAAATACTTTGCAGAGTATGTACCTTCATAGATCAGCAAATTGAGGTGAGGTTAACCAGCTTGCTCAAGGTCATGGAGTGTCAGTGACAGAGTTAGCAATAATGGAATCCAGCCATCCTGGTTACTGGCTCTGTGCTCTCATTGGGTGACGCTCCCAAATAATTGCAGGTAGTTTAAACACTGGTTTGCATAAGTGCGAGTTGAGGCCTTCAAAACATTTTggagaaacaaaatgtttgtgGAGTGCTTTAGATCCTGTGCTGCATTTGCATGTAGCTTAAAGTGATTGCTCAGCTTGGCATGGGAGGGAATTTTGAAGACTTTGTagtttattttgtaaatatgcACTCAAAAGGCATCAATTTTACTGAGTATATAGTGTAGAAAGACTTGTGTAGATTTAAGGGGTAGATCATGAGATGTAACAAAAGTAGATTACACTGTAATTAGGCAACTTTTAAAACAGCACTGTGAAGACATGACTGTAAAGAGGTTTTCTTCTGAATGAAGTGTTTACCCGATGACATTCTGTAGTTACTTGCAGTTGTtatgaagaaaaacaaccaacaaatgCACTGGGAAGCCATGGTGATGAGGTTGTTGGAAGTTAAAATGGGAACAAAAAAGTTCCTCAgttgatttatttattcagcAGACACTtgttaagtaaaaacaaatcACAATTGATGTTATTTCTGACCCTGGAGAGAAGTTACGTTTCACTTCGTGTTTTTCTCTGTCAAGTTAAATTTATGAAGAAAGGGATTTCAAAGGAAacactggcagagctgtgctatTGTGACACCAGCAGTATATATTTAGTAACTTCAGGGAGGAAAGGTCCTTATTGTGCTGAAAAAATATCAGTGACAATTGTTTGTCAGGACTTCAAAGAGCACTGGGAAATGAGCTGGCATTGTTCAGGTATTACACGCTGGCCCTAGCGAGTGTTACCTCTGACAGATCCCTGCTCCTGCGGGAATTTTATTGGTGCTGCTGGGATCAGCCCATCTATGCAGTGCAAATCACAGGCCTGACACCACAGATCCTGGGTTGGGACAGATTTGCTTATGCTTACCTTTATGTGCTGCAAGTAATCGTGGTGACTATTGACCACAAAATTTAGTGGTTGTGTTGTAGTGGAGGTGCAGAAGAGTGGCAGCCAAGCTTCTGTTCATGTACTGTCTGGGGTACGTGACCTTATTCTCACCATTAGAGCTGCTGTGGGGTTAATCTGGGCAGAGTAGTTCTGGTGATACAAACTTTATCTGTAGAAGTGTTGGTGGTTTCTCATTGATGGGAAAGGTGGGCTGTTATCAAGACTATCAACACTAAACCATCACATTTCCCTAGCGTATATGTGGTTTATCAATCAGTCTTTGGGAAAAGTGCTTTTGCTACTGTCACTTGGTGAGATGTCCCAGCAAGGTGACTTCTAAGCTAAAATTGTTGTCTCAAAAAGGATACTGGTTGCTTGCTTAGGAATCCAGAAATTTATCCCCTGAATGACACTGCTGTGTCAGTACATGTGTCTACTATAGGCCTGGGTTTGCCAGACATTACTTTTGCCAGTTTGGGCGGTAGCTCCTCATCCAGCCAAGTTAAATAGGAAAAGGAAGCAATAATGGGATATACTTTTTTAAGATTGGTGGCTTTACACATGCAGGTTGTGGAATCCTGGGAGGTTTGCACACTGTTTTCCACAGATGTGTAACAAAAATGAGCCTGTTGGTAGGCGTAGTGATGCATACCTCCACTGATACTGAGAATTGTGGGGTTTTGGACACCGAACACTTGCCATGGACTGAGCTGAAGAAACTGGAGATGTGGTATGAAGCCAGGAATTGGAATGGAACATGTGCAGTGTTTCAAAAAAACCTAAAGCATCAAAATAATACTGATTATTATAAATAATacttgaaaattttattaaatatagtCAGTTAAGTTGTGTAGCAGTAGCTCGCTGTTGGTTTTATGGTAgcttaaaacatttattttaacaatcCCTTTTGTTAATGTCAGAGTTTGCCTGTATTTCTGTTACACGTGACGTGCACAGTGTAGATAGGTATGAGAACCAAAGATTCCAACATATTCTTACTGCATACTGCATTGAGCTAACTTTggtaaaagaaatttaaataaataattcttaatCTTCTGCCTATGACAAGCATCAAAAGTTATTTTGTATTCCTACGAGCCAGCAGTTCTTCCACATTAGCTTTTCATATAGTCTTAATATGTTTGAATGGAACAATGAAACTCACTTTGCAATAGTACATGAAGTTGTTCAAGAAATAATACTTACACTTGCTGTACAAAGTCATTCCAGAGTTTGTTGATTCTTCTGAAACAAAAGGGATTCACCATAATTCCAAGAAGCACTCAGAACCCAAATTGCCACTTACAGagccatttctttttctaggcTCTTCTTAATAAGGTAACAGAACATCAGCTTGGAACACTATCATTGGGGATTTGTTTTCGGAATATTATTAGTAGCATTTCAGTGAAGTGGAAACAAGCCTGTACTCTGAAAAGAAACTGGATCATGGGGAAAGACATTCCAGTGAGACCCATGAATTTAGATTCTACAGGGATAATTTGCTATTTtaataactaaataaataaatttaaaagcttCGTATGTGAATAAGAATCAGAACCTGTAAATCTGATGGTATGACAGATATACTTTAGTAAACACGTGAATGTGTGTCATGTTTCAAGTATGGAATACGTATCTGGTGCTTGGAAATGTGATCATCATGATGTTTAGAATGCAGAAACAAGCATTTGTTTTTGATTGTTCATAATGTTTGGGCTATTTGCTGCTAGAAATTTCAGAAACTAAATTCTTTAAGGTGCAACTAAACCAGTGTATTGGGCTGGAGAATAGGTGAAATGTACcttgttttaaaaagctttatGGGAAGTGGAAATGACATCTAATGAGTCAGCAGgaactttttgttcttttaatgttttttactATAAAGTTAGACCTCAAAGGATGCCTTCAGTTTGATAATTAACCTATAGAAGCTGCAGTGAAATATGAAGTTTTTGGGGGAGGAGAAGACTTTGTTCTCTCTGTCATGTGTAAAGTCAATGGTATGTGTGCTGAGGAGTCTGGCCTTAATTCTATTTTATGAATTATATTTGGGATTGTTTCTTGGTTGGGTCATGGGTTCTGGTTTAATTCTGGAATGTCACTCAAAATAGAACTGTGGGGGGGATCATACTTTGGTTAGAGGCAGTGGTGATAGAAAACCTGTAGTCTCTTCATAAAATAGTAAATCCCAAATCTGTTTGGTGTTACTCATCCCAGTCATTTTTCCATTCATTGCCTGTAACTATGCAGCTGGAACAGGGAGTTTAGTTTGAACAAGACATAGAGGTGTTCCCCATTCCTTTGTTCTGAATCCCTGGGATTTGACATACCTGGGTGCCTAGTTGAGGAGATTCCTAACTTGTTATACCTCCTCCGGGGAGGTCATCCCTACGGAAAGGTTCCTGCCTAAACAGTGACTCCTGCTGCCTCAGTGTCATTGTGTTTCCTCATTTCTGCCCTAGTGTTTCTCAGGTGTTGGTGTCCTGAGGCAAGGATGggatttctttttgctgtcatTTGGTTTGTGTTGCAGAGACCCAGCATAAGCAGCCCTAGTCATGGACTGGGCCCCCAAATGCTGCCACGATACACTGGAGAGGTGCTTATCCATTCATTTACAACAGTTTGTTAAATAGATGGAAACCcagtgcaaatattttttctttctcagtattTTTGAAGGAACATGAGTAGAGGTAGATTCATAATCAAGCATCACGTTTTACATTTTTACACCTTTGTTAACTGCCTCAGTTTAGTACAGACTTATGGAAATAATCttcttgccttttctctttttttcccattttttcctttagaattGCCAAAATGCTTTGGAATTCTTAAACGATTCAAAAACTGAAGTCTCTGAGGATACAAAATCATAAGAACACAAGAAGCAGCAAGGAGGATTCAGTGCCAATGCAGCAACAAAAAAGACAGCCAGAGTTAGTGGAAGGAAATCttcctgtttttgtttttcctacaGAACTTATATTTTATGCAGATGACCAGTCAACACACAAGCAGGTGTTGACTCTATATAACCCCTATGAGTTTGCCTTAAAATTCAAAGGTGGGTTTCTTAGGTTAAGTTCTATTTAAGGGCTAGTTGGTGATCTCCAATTATAATTCATGTAACAAATCGTATCTGTGACAAAAACAAAGTCGTGTCTCTACATGTATCTGTTAATGAAGCTGGTGAtgtattaattaattatttgttaCCACTCCTGTCCTTTTCCTTGCAGTTCTTTGTACTACTCCAAATAAATATGCGGTGGTGGATGCTACTGGTGCAGTGAAGCCTCAGTGCTGTGTTGATATGTAAGTAGaagttggttgggttttttcctaatatacAACGTTTTAttatcttaatttctttctttatttaagAGGTTGTAAACGACAGCATGCATGTTGTAAAATACAAGTTGGATTAAGATATGTTTTCATAATCTCATGTATACTTGTGGCTCTGATTTTTGCTATTCTTTCCCTCTAGAGCAGAGGTATTACGATACTGGAGATACGTCCTTctttaattttgtctttgaGTATAAAATGCCAGTAAATGCATCTTGTAAGGTAGTTTGTAAACCAGGAATGAGAGTAATATGAGACTCCTCAGAGCACCTTTTTGttagaaataacaagaaaagcaaaacccccagggctgggatttGTTTGTGAGAAATACTTGTTTGCAGATTGGCAAAATGGAAATGTATGCAGTTCTACTGAGCCCATGTTCCTGGGCCATGTTAATAAAGGTAGTTTTGCCTACCTTTCACCCTGACCACCCCTCTCATTCTCAGATCTCTGTGTCTTCCCCTTGTCTCTCCTGTCAGGTGTCAACCCAGTAACTCAGAACAGAAGGAGGCTGCTTAAGTGACCACAGTAATGTACAGGGTCTGTAGGCTGCTGAAAGCTGAAGAAGAGTAGGTGTATAAGCTAAAATAGACCAACTCTCTTTATGTTCTATTTGCCACATTATTTCTGTGCTGATGTACAGATACAGCTGAAGAAAGTCTGAAGTACCTATAAGAGCAGACTGAACTTTTTGAATAGACATTTTTCAAACTGTGAAACACCACCTGGAATCTCTGGCTAACAAATGGCCATATACAGAAACCTTTTGTCTGATAAATAGTAAGTGTGCTTGGGGAATGGCTCTTTATTCCTGTAGACTGCTTTCTTTAGGTGCAATTTGAAAAATTCCAAGGACTCACCAAATAGAAAGGAAGTTTAAAACAtggaactagaaaaaaaaaactaatttaaaacatGGAACTAGTTTCTATGAAAGTTTCAGTGAGCAGGGGCAACAATGCTAAAAATGGAACGAAACAGCTCAGAATATACCAGTGTATCAGTGAGCTATTCCAGTCTTCAGCAGACATTTACACAAGCTTGATTCATTTGGTTAAACAAATGGGTTttattaaataaaggaaaataagacaTACACATGTTCCAAGGGGATTTTTCTGTGCAGCAAAACCCCCCATCCCTTTCCAGTGGTTGCTGATTAAGGACACTGTTTACTGCTAGGATATGAGCAGTACTATGCAAGTGTGGCCAGTTGCCAGATAAACAGATATTCTACAGAGCTTCCAATTATGCAATGATCTctaaaaagaaacaggagaatGTATCTGTTTATCAGGGTCTGCAGAAAATATCTCCTTGCTTGGCAGCAGATACATGTTCTCCTAGCACAGTGTTATGTAAAGATTCTGTTTAGGTTGGTAGTTAGTACCATGGTACTAGGAGTAGGAACACCAGTTTAAAAGGAAGTGTTAAAGGAAGAAATTTGAGCTGATCTGCTGTGCTGATATGCTGGGAGCTGTATGAATTAAGgttgtgaggggaaaaggctTTTTGTTTTAGTGAAGGCAGCTGCCCAGTCAACACTCTACTTGCTGAAAGCCTGTCATAGGCACACTCCTTTGCCTCTGAAGTGACGTAAAACATCACTGCAGCCCTCTTGCTGAGGGGATGACTTGGTCTCTGTTTCTGTGTTGAATAGTCTATTCAAACTAGATACCAGTTGCAAGCACTGGCTACGTGCTAATGCTTGTAGATATCTTGATGTGATATAGTTCCTTTAAATgaagactgaaaaacaaaaatccatttCTTGCAGCATTTTGATGTATATATTATCACAAAGGTCAGTTTCTTGAAGCAATTTTAAGACTACTATCCTGTGTTACTAAGGGTAcagtcatttttttccccccctgagATGGCAATCTTCATATTTGTACGTATGTTTTTCAGATTAGCTGCTGTTATCTTAGAAACTCAAAGTAACCTTTCACgaaaaaacatttggaaaaatagTTGAAATCCTTATTTACCGTAAGAGCTGATAACACTTCAAAACCTAAGTGTTGTAGCTTTTCAATGCTAGATACGTATTCTCATGATGAATCATGAATGCAGAGTGGAGGCAAttgagcacagcactgctcagagatcttgttttgttgttgatCAGTACTATTTTAAAGCTGTGCTTTTTATAGGTTCCAAACATGCTCTCAATGGTGGGtttctgattttgaaaatcCCTGTCTGACTCTTGTCCATAGAGTGAATGAATTTTGCTTCTGAGGAAGAATTTTAAAGCTTTAAGCCTGGTTTCCTCAAGAAGCTGGACTTTTTCTTGCCAAACACCTGTCCAACTCCTTTCCCTGTTCACTCTAGTCCCCTCATACCTTTTAAAATCACTGGCCAGCATCAAACAACTTTGacacaggaggaagaggcaTCTTTCAGATAATTGTTGCTTCATCAGTTGGCAGCTTGGCCTCAGACTGAGGCAAAGATGGGCTTGAGAGGAGATGGGGGAGAGAGGAGGTAAGATCAAATCTTCAAGAACATTGAGTGATGGAGGAGGTAATGGAGGTCTGGATTATTCCAGTTTAtctggaggaggaggacagaCGGCAAACTTGGTGATATAGGATATAATTCCACAACGGACATGCTTCTTAGTAGTTCATCTGtttgaaaatgttgtttttctctgcagtgtGATTCGTCACAGAGATGTTCGGGCTTCTTACTATGGTGTCATAGATAAATTCCGTCTCCAAGTGTCTGAGCAGAGCCAGAGGAAAGCATTAGGGAAAAAGGAGATTATTGCTActctgcttccatctgcaaaggaacagcaacagcaaaaggaagaggaggaaaaacgAATAAAAGAACACCTGACTGAAAGTGTCTTTTTTGAGCAGACTTTATGTCAACCAGGTAGCTGAAATCTTTTACCCCTCCTGTGTTCTGAATCAGTTTTGAATAGCTCTAGTGACTAGAAAGACtagacttaaaatatttttaaaatataaacagaaataagttttaaaataattctttttatgTACCTGTAAGACTGCTGTCTTTATCACTTGAAGATGACGGTACACAAGAACCCAAACTGTGGCTATGCTGTTTATGCTGTCTTGATCAATCAAGAAAGACCTTTTGCTGCCCTGTATTTGCATGTCATACGTTGGAGAGTGCATCCACTGTTCCTCTGGACCAGGAGTTCTCATACAGACAATGGGAATTTATCTGTGAAAGGATGGTAGTTGTTCTTTCCCTTGAGCTCTTTAAAAGCATATGCCTCTTCTGAGTTTGTTCCAAACCCTTAATCCCCCATTTCCTGATGAGCAGGAAATATTGCCAGAACATCTTCTAAAGTGCTCCTTGTTCTCCGCCCATTCCTTTGTCTGTCCCACaagaacagaaaagcacagtTGGTGGCTGAAAACTGCATGTTTCATACGTGAGGAAGTGAATCAAGAGTCTTGAAAACCTGGGCCAGACAGTTAAATTGAAGGGGTAGGATAAAAAGTGTCAAGTTGTACCTGAAATGAATCTAAACTGATTCTTGATCGTCTACATTCTTGTTACTTTTACTGATTTATACTGAAATGTTCTTGTCACTGTTATATTTTGCAGGACAACAAAAATCAATTCCAGAAAACAGATGAAGCTCCTTGAGAGTGTTCATGTTGTTAAAATGAATCTGTTTCACTATTTATACTGAGTTTGTTGGCTGGTGAAACACTTCTTATTAAAAGAAACCTCATAACAGATATTAGTAGGATACACAGTTAAAGCAAACCTACAGAGGTCTCCGGGCTCACAGAACAAAATGTTCCTGTGATAGTTGTTCCAGGAAAGAGGTTTGAGCCATTCTGAACAATCTGATACTGGTCCTAATCCAAATGCTATTTCTCTGCTTAAAAACCTTGTTGACTACATTATATCGCTTACTTACAGAAAAGCAGTAAACAAAGAAACTGCAGTATTTGCATGTAACCTACAACCTGGAAATAAGAGATTTTTGGAATTAAAATAGAGCACATATTGCTAGTCACTCAGGATAGGAGAAGTTGATAAAAACATTGTCTATTTTCCAATGGGCCTTAAGGATTTGGTTAGAGGTATTCAGCTAACATGTAAACAGCTCTTTTCAAAGATGACACAGTAGGCCTTTGAGTAGGTTCCAGCTGTTAAAGTGCAGGGCAATAAAGACTATGAGGAAGTCTTTATTGTCTATGGGTTGCATTTCCTTATTCTGGTAATCCTGAACTGTCAGAGTGGCTCACTCTCAAAGTTTTTAGAGTAAGATTTAAATTTTACTAATTTGTGGCATGTAAACAGACTCTGGCTCAGGTGTAGCCCTTGAATCCTGTAAAGAATGAAGGGGAGCTCATCTGGCCCAAGAACCTGTGCTTCTGCTGCAGGCGGGTTTTATTCAGGAGGTGTGAGCAGTTACCTGCCTGTGCAGGTCTTTTGGGTGCTCTTAACTGATTGATTACTGATCACTGAAGGAACATATCAAGGAATGGAATCAGGATGCACAGGGAAACCTCAAGCATTGCTGAGACATCCAGATGTCCTGAGTGTGTATATATAGCAACTGGGCCTGGCAGGCTCTGTTCCTCCAGAAGGGAGGGGTTTGGGAAGTCATGTGAAAACAAGTTCCAGCATCAGAACAGGGAGCAGCCTCCTCCACTGCAGAATGCAGAAGGTTTAGAAGGGTGGGTTTAAGAGTTGTCTTCCACCCGCTGCAAACTCCAGAGCAAAAAGGAAGATCTGAGAATATTTCAGCTCCCATGTACTGCAGACATTCTTGCAGAATATTTAATGTTTATATTATTCAGATATTCCTTACAGGTGGTGCTGTCttgctttttcagaaaacagaactgcCTCGTCGGGACCGAGTTTACTCACAGTCTTCCTTGGAGTAGTGTGTGTCGCAGCACTAATGCTACCTACATTGGGGGAAATGGAATCCCTGGTGCCTCTCTACCTCCACTTAAGTGTGAATCAGAAGTTAGTAGCTGCTTATGTTTTAGGTAAGCACTTTGgattttataaacattttcctGCAACATCTATGAGTTTGGAAAACTTTGCCTGTCTTCGCCAGTGGCCTCAGGAAACTGGATGGAGACAAAACACCACattacattttgttttgcatcTTGGCTTAGATCTTAATTTGCAGCCGTGGTGATAGCAGGGTAAATTAGTTATTGTGTTTTAGACCAGATTTGAGTTGATACCTATTGCACACAGGCCCCTACATGCTAATTTCAGCTTTATTTGATGATGGGCCAACAACAGTCATCTGCCAACAAACCTGAATAGAATGTGCTGTTTCTTACTCTTGCATTGCAATAGTTACTCTATTGCAGAATGTAGAATGTGTTACTGTGTTTCTCCCTCCAGCCCCCATGAGCTGTTTTTTAAGGCTTCATTCTCAGTACCTGTTTAATAAGCACCTGATACATGTAGCAGTAAGTTGTTGTAAACCCTGAGACCACTACCATCCACAGTTCTTCCTGATTTGTAACTTGCTCCCGCATTAGCCAGCATAGATGAGTTGCACATTTCATTTGTTATGACTGTTTCTCTATAACTATTTCAGATTTGAAGAACAGTCACACTAAACTCAATTCTCCTGTCCCACTACCTGGCAGAAATGaggatttaaaggaaaagagcTAGGCAGCTTCAAACTGATAGCTAGAGGTGAGGTAGTCATGGGGAAAAGTGCAAGTTCTTGTTGGTTCATGCATACTGCTGACTCAGGTCCATCTGCTGAAGTGGCTTGAAATCTCACTTGTGGCTCTTTGCCCAAACTGATGCTGATGGATTCTCAGATCAGACCTTGCAGTAAttctcactttgttt encodes:
- the MOSPD1 gene encoding motile sperm domain-containing protein 1; translated protein: MQQQKRQPELVEGNLPVFVFPTELIFYADDQSTHKQVLTLYNPYEFALKFKVLCTTPNKYAVVDATGAVKPQCCVDIVIRHRDVRASYYGVIDKFRLQVSEQSQRKALGKKEIIATLLPSAKEQQQQKEEEEKRIKEHLTESVFFEQTLCQPENRTASSGPSLLTVFLGVVCVAALMLPTLGEMESLVPLYLHLSVNQKLVAAYVLGLITMVILRT